One window from the genome of Desulforamulus ruminis DSM 2154 encodes:
- a CDS encoding LysR family transcriptional regulator translates to MEKELNIKLMKRTSHGVVLTPIGEEMLPVIRSMIKQSQQLKSIADQQLITKQEITLIVNPSALNILLTKVLPEMRDLYGLNRFQIKETYAGTVIKKIRANQGTIGITAGSAKGIRQAKIYAKENKLTVEVLNKKDKLVLYCNQSNKFAQRDKVSFFELYNEPLPYLKGFCLIVP, encoded by the coding sequence TTGGAAAAAGAGTTAAACATAAAGCTTATGAAACGTACAAGTCATGGCGTTGTGTTAACACCCATAGGCGAAGAAATGTTGCCAGTAATCCGGTCTATGATTAAACAATCTCAACAATTAAAATCCATTGCGGACCAGCAGCTTATTACAAAACAAGAAATTACATTAATAGTTAATCCTTCTGCTTTAAATATTTTGCTGACTAAAGTTTTACCTGAGATGCGGGATCTCTATGGACTTAACCGATTCCAAATAAAAGAAACATATGCCGGTACAGTTATTAAGAAAATACGAGCTAATCAGGGTACTATCGGCATTACTGCTGGGTCAGCAAAAGGCATTAGGCAAGCTAAAATATATGCTAAAGAAAATAAATTGACCGTAGAAGTGCTCAATAAGAAAGATAAATTAGTGCTATATTGTAACCAAAGCAATAAGTTTGCACAACGGGATAAAGTTTCTTTTTTTGAATTGTACAACGAACCTTTGCCGTATTTGAAGGGGTTCTGCCTAATCGTTCCATGA
- a CDS encoding SLC13 family permease — MEVTNQVIFATVVFLITYAVIISEKIHRAVVALFGAMLVIVGGVLHQEKAVQAIDFNTIGLLVGMMIIVGIARNSGVFEYLAVKAAKRSKGEPLAIMVSLSIITAILSALLDNVTTVLLIVPVTFSIARALEINPMPILFAEIMSSNIGGTATLIGDPPNIMIGSATGLGFMDFVMNLAPIVVVVMVVTIILLKIIYGKQLIAREELKRNIMELNPEDEIKDLVLLKKSLFVIFLTVGGFLIHQYVHLESATIALTGAALLLLLTRDEPEHVLSAVEWPVIFFFAGLFILVGALEEVGIIEWIAKKALQITGGAILPTGMLILWMSAIASAFVDNIPFVATMIPLIQDMGRLGGISDLNPLWWALSLGACLGGNGTIIGASANVVVVGMAEKRGYKWTFLSFMKVAFPLMLISIVLSTIYLYLFFLT; from the coding sequence ATGGAAGTTACAAATCAAGTAATTTTTGCCACAGTTGTTTTTCTAATTACTTATGCAGTTATTATCTCTGAAAAGATTCACCGGGCAGTGGTTGCCCTTTTTGGGGCCATGCTGGTCATTGTAGGGGGGGTTCTGCATCAGGAAAAGGCTGTTCAGGCCATTGATTTCAATACCATCGGTCTTCTGGTGGGAATGATGATTATTGTTGGCATTGCCAGAAATTCAGGTGTTTTTGAGTATCTGGCGGTTAAAGCTGCCAAAAGAAGCAAGGGAGAGCCTCTGGCCATCATGGTTTCCCTGTCCATTATCACAGCTATTTTGTCGGCGCTTCTGGACAATGTAACAACGGTACTGCTGATTGTACCGGTGACTTTTTCCATTGCCAGGGCTTTGGAAATAAACCCTATGCCCATTCTCTTTGCAGAAATTATGTCGTCCAATATCGGAGGTACGGCTACCTTAATTGGAGATCCGCCTAATATTATGATTGGTTCTGCCACGGGTTTAGGCTTTATGGATTTTGTTATGAATCTGGCTCCGATTGTGGTGGTTGTTATGGTTGTTACGATTATTTTATTGAAAATAATTTATGGAAAACAACTGATTGCCCGGGAAGAACTAAAGAGGAACATTATGGAATTGAATCCCGAGGATGAAATTAAAGATTTGGTATTACTGAAAAAATCTTTGTTTGTAATCTTTTTAACGGTTGGAGGGTTTTTAATCCATCAGTATGTCCATTTGGAGTCTGCAACTATTGCTCTGACCGGGGCGGCCTTGCTGTTACTGCTAACAAGAGACGAGCCGGAGCATGTCCTGTCAGCGGTAGAATGGCCGGTAATATTTTTCTTTGCCGGACTGTTTATTTTGGTGGGGGCATTGGAGGAAGTCGGCATTATTGAATGGATTGCTAAGAAGGCTTTACAGATCACCGGGGGAGCCATATTGCCCACCGGTATGCTGATTCTTTGGATGTCAGCCATAGCCTCGGCCTTTGTGGACAATATTCCCTTTGTTGCGACTATGATTCCGCTGATCCAGGATATGGGTAGGTTGGGCGGCATTAGCGATTTGAATCCTCTGTGGTGGGCCTTGTCCCTAGGAGCTTGCTTGGGCGGCAATGGAACCATTATAGGCGCCTCCGCAAATGTTGTGGTAGTAGGTATGGCTGAAAAAAGGGGATATAAATGGACCTTTTTAAGCTTTATGAAAGTAGCCTTTCCATTAATGCTTATATCGATCGTTTTATCGACAATCTATCTTTATCTGTTTTTTCTAACCTAA
- a CDS encoding copper amine oxidase N-terminal domain-containing protein: MKYRFFSITATFVLTLLLQTQIALASQEPLPPAPPSPPPFPPFSLLVNGQKITTDQDPLFINGVLFIPLRATLEALGSKVEWDAQRETAMVDHQGLRLGLYPGRNDVLLNDRVISLGSPCKLEKERLLVPGQVFSEILDMDISWDPEHHFVFVN; this comes from the coding sequence ATGAAATATCGCTTTTTTTCCATCACAGCGACTTTTGTGCTTACGCTGCTTTTGCAAACCCAAATAGCCTTGGCTTCACAGGAACCTTTGCCACCGGCACCTCCATCCCCGCCTCCCTTCCCGCCCTTTAGCCTTCTCGTTAACGGACAGAAAATCACTACGGATCAGGATCCTTTATTTATCAATGGAGTTCTTTTTATTCCGCTGCGGGCAACTCTAGAAGCTCTAGGTTCCAAGGTGGAATGGGACGCCCAAAGGGAAACGGCCATGGTTGATCACCAGGGTTTGAGACTAGGACTTTACCCGGGCAGAAACGACGTCCTCTTAAATGATCGAGTTATTTCCCTGGGCAGCCCGTGTAAGCTGGAAAAGGAACGATTGCTCGTCCCCGGCCAGGTTTTCTCTGAGATTCTGGATATGGATATCTCCTGGGACCCGGAACACCATTTTGTTTTTGTAAACTAG
- a CDS encoding ATP-binding protein, which yields MEFFDPLGILKQMTGTGTKANAESDKKTVECAKCQDRGIYMEGDFAVPCSCMAQKSLANKFKNCQIPKAMLGHSFDRFNFKYYSNSLKEPNSQRTYLEIAQKTFHYAREFARSFIRGEETEGLLIQGPVGSGKTFLACCIANFILQNCEKPILFIIVPDLLEKIKASYANPAYLAEHILVEAASEVPLLIMDDLGAHNYTEWTQNKIYNIINYRVNNQLPTVITTNLDLSGDLTKLLGERTVSRIEQMCYPLWLEREYNIREVIRQEKIAKHITGLL from the coding sequence ATGGAATTCTTTGATCCCCTTGGAATATTGAAACAGATGACCGGTACCGGAACAAAGGCTAATGCTGAGTCCGATAAAAAAACGGTGGAATGCGCTAAATGCCAAGACCGGGGAATTTATATGGAGGGTGATTTCGCTGTTCCCTGTTCCTGTATGGCACAGAAATCTTTAGCCAATAAATTTAAAAACTGCCAGATTCCCAAAGCCATGCTGGGGCACTCCTTTGATCGTTTTAATTTTAAATATTACTCCAACAGTTTGAAGGAACCCAACTCCCAGAGGACCTATCTGGAAATTGCCCAAAAGACCTTTCATTATGCTAGGGAATTTGCCAGATCCTTTATCCGTGGAGAGGAAACCGAAGGTTTATTAATACAAGGGCCGGTGGGGTCCGGAAAAACCTTTCTGGCTTGTTGTATTGCCAATTTTATATTGCAAAATTGTGAAAAACCCATCCTTTTTATAATTGTACCGGACCTGTTGGAAAAGATTAAAGCCAGCTACGCCAACCCTGCTTATCTTGCCGAGCATATTCTGGTTGAGGCGGCTAGCGAAGTACCGTTGCTGATTATGGACGACCTTGGGGCTCATAATTATACGGAATGGACGCAAAATAAAATTTATAATATCATTAATTACAGGGTGAACAACCAATTGCCCACGGTGATAACCACCAATCTTGATTTATCCGGTGATTTAACCAAGTTATTGGGAGAAAGAACCGTTTCCCGCATCGAACAAATGTGTTATCCGCTCTGGCTGGAGCGGGAGTACAATATTCGGGAAGTGATTCGTCAGGAAAAAATTGCTAAACATATTACCGGATTGCTTTGA
- a CDS encoding DUF456 domain-containing protein has translation MSVPGIILASIFFIAGMAGTILPVLPGAPLLVIGMLIYGFFDHFVHLTWQFFLGQTILMLFVFGVDYLAGVLGVVKTGGSKYAVWGSLIGTLIGLLALGPPGIILGPFLGAVGGELMARKPLDQAVKAGLGTLLGFLGGAVLKLILQSLMILWFFNVIL, from the coding sequence ATGTCTGTGCCCGGCATTATTCTGGCAAGCATCTTTTTCATCGCAGGGATGGCCGGAACCATTCTTCCCGTTCTTCCCGGAGCCCCTCTGCTGGTAATCGGCATGTTGATCTATGGCTTCTTTGATCACTTCGTCCATTTAACCTGGCAGTTTTTTCTGGGTCAAACCATTCTGATGCTTTTTGTCTTTGGTGTGGATTATCTGGCGGGTGTATTGGGGGTTGTAAAAACAGGCGGGTCAAAGTATGCTGTCTGGGGTTCTTTGATCGGCACACTGATCGGGTTACTGGCTTTAGGACCCCCGGGGATTATTTTAGGTCCTTTCCTGGGAGCCGTAGGAGGAGAATTAATGGCCCGGAAACCCTTGGACCAGGCGGTGAAGGCCGGCCTTGGCACTTTGCTGGGATTCCTGGGGGGAGCCGTCCTTAAACTGATCCTGCAGTCCCTGATGATCCTGTGGTTTTTCAATGTCATATTATAA
- a CDS encoding MurT ligase domain-containing protein has translation MKKIRLMMAIFAAKLAAFVSRQLGWKGSSLPGVVARKIYKNTLKDLAGQARKGVIMVTGTNGKTTTNNMIAGIFRTAGYKVVINQEGANLITGVTAAFIRQANGFGRIDCDYALLEVDEASFPLVVQEVRPETVVVNNFFRDQLDRYGELDKTVGLVRDALKKIQSVQLVLNADDPLAAQLQAATGHGAVFFGIAANQRPETGAKQTRESRFCPHCGQELRYTYYQYSQLGAYQCQSCNFQRPVPGIEILEVQTSQNISRCRVKYPGGEITLSVNTPGFYNLYNALAAFSVGYLKNLPPQSILQGLLHYTPAIGRMETFTYKGKPVLLNLVKNPTGYNEGIASLLDMEGSKNVFMAVNDNDADGRDISWLWDVDFEHLALHQDRIAQFVCSGLRGAEMALRLKYAGVALEKITVVESMEEAIRRTLEGSGGLSYLFSTYTALWPAQKILLELAVKEDSHAQNLSSVS, from the coding sequence ATGAAGAAAATTCGCTTAATGATGGCCATTTTTGCTGCCAAACTTGCAGCTTTTGTTAGCCGTCAACTGGGTTGGAAGGGTTCTTCTCTACCCGGTGTGGTGGCCAGAAAAATCTATAAGAACACCCTGAAGGATCTGGCCGGACAAGCCCGCAAGGGCGTAATTATGGTAACCGGGACCAATGGTAAAACGACAACCAACAATATGATCGCCGGCATCTTCCGGACCGCAGGCTATAAAGTGGTCATAAATCAGGAGGGCGCCAATTTAATTACCGGTGTAACGGCCGCCTTTATCCGCCAGGCCAATGGATTTGGCCGCATTGATTGTGATTATGCCCTATTGGAGGTGGATGAAGCCTCCTTTCCCCTGGTGGTACAGGAAGTGCGTCCGGAGACGGTGGTTGTGAATAATTTTTTCAGGGATCAATTGGACCGTTATGGTGAACTGGATAAAACCGTCGGCCTGGTAAGAGATGCCTTGAAAAAAATACAGTCGGTACAACTGGTGCTGAATGCCGATGATCCTCTGGCAGCCCAGCTTCAGGCCGCCACTGGGCATGGGGCGGTCTTTTTCGGTATCGCTGCTAATCAACGGCCTGAGACCGGAGCCAAACAAACAAGAGAGTCGCGGTTTTGCCCCCATTGCGGGCAGGAACTGCGGTATACCTATTATCAATACAGTCAATTGGGCGCTTATCAATGCCAGAGCTGTAATTTTCAACGACCTGTTCCGGGGATTGAAATTCTGGAAGTTCAAACCTCTCAAAACATCAGCCGCTGCCGGGTGAAATATCCCGGAGGCGAAATAACTCTGTCGGTCAATACGCCGGGTTTTTATAACCTATATAATGCGCTGGCAGCTTTTTCAGTGGGATATTTGAAGAATTTGCCGCCCCAGTCCATCCTCCAGGGACTGCTGCACTATACTCCCGCCATCGGCAGAATGGAGACCTTCACTTATAAAGGAAAGCCGGTACTGTTGAATTTGGTTAAAAATCCCACGGGATACAATGAAGGCATCGCCAGCCTGTTAGACATGGAGGGTTCCAAAAACGTATTTATGGCTGTTAATGATAATGATGCGGACGGCAGGGATATTTCCTGGCTCTGGGATGTGGATTTTGAACATCTGGCCCTGCATCAAGACCGCATTGCCCAATTTGTCTGCTCGGGCCTCCGGGGTGCGGAGATGGCCCTGCGGCTAAAGTACGCCGGCGTGGCACTGGAGAAGATTACCGTTGTGGAGAGCATGGAAGAGGCCATTCGTAGAACTCTGGAAGGATCCGGGGGGCTTAGTTATTTATTTTCCACTTATACCGCTCTCTGGCCGGCCCAAAAGATATTACTGGAACTGGCAGTAAAGGAGGATTCCCATGCTCAAAATTTGTCATCTGTATCCTGA
- a CDS encoding type 1 glutamine amidotransferase, with amino-acid sequence MLKICHLYPDLLNLYGDRGNVIAFVQRCRWRGIAVEVMEINIGEPVDFSEVDFLFLGGGSDREQTLMAQDLMTRKEGLQAAIENDLVVLAICGGYQMLGQYYLTQEGQEIPGLGLLNLYTRAGTKRLIGNAVIEMMIHGERVQVAGFENHSGQTFINELESLGKVLSGYGNNGQDGTEGARYKNVFCSYLHGPLLPKNSRLTDLFIGLALARRGLDNRLTPLNDELEQMAAGVITKRLLK; translated from the coding sequence ATGCTCAAAATTTGTCATCTGTATCCTGATCTGCTCAATTTATACGGTGACAGGGGAAATGTGATTGCCTTTGTGCAGCGCTGCCGCTGGCGGGGAATTGCGGTGGAAGTAATGGAAATCAATATTGGGGAACCGGTAGATTTTTCAGAAGTGGACTTCCTGTTCCTGGGGGGAGGTTCCGATAGGGAACAAACCCTGATGGCCCAGGACCTGATGACTCGGAAAGAGGGGCTGCAGGCAGCCATTGAAAATGATTTGGTGGTGCTGGCCATTTGTGGCGGTTACCAAATGCTTGGCCAATACTATTTAACCCAGGAAGGACAGGAAATTCCCGGTCTGGGCTTGTTAAACCTGTATACCCGGGCTGGAACTAAAAGGCTGATCGGGAATGCGGTTATTGAAATGATGATCCATGGCGAAAGGGTTCAGGTGGCTGGTTTTGAAAATCATTCCGGTCAAACCTTTATCAATGAACTTGAATCCTTGGGCAAAGTACTTTCCGGTTATGGGAATAACGGGCAGGACGGTACCGAAGGAGCAAGATATAAAAATGTCTTTTGCTCCTATTTGCACGGACCCCTGCTGCCTAAAAACAGCAGATTGACAGACTTATTCATTGGTCTGGCCTTGGCCCGCAGGGGACTGGATAATCGGCTTACACCCCTGAATGATGAATTGGAGCAAATGGCTGCCGGGGTGATTACTAAGCGGCTTTTAAAATGA
- a CDS encoding PrkA family serine protein kinase, which yields MDFLKRLEEYRSLEKSLSWEGTFQDYLAIVKEKPYITQLAHARIYNMIKDAGVEEKENGKVYKFFSKEIFGLDKTLEKFVEEYFHPAARRLDVRKRILLLMGPVSGGKSTLVAMLKRGLEQYSRTEKGAIYGIKGCPMHEEPLHLIPKELRPEFEKEYNVYIEGELCPSCRMRLETEFGGCIEKIPVERVFLSEDNRVGIGTFTPSDPKSQDIADLTGSIDFSTIAEYGSESDPRAYRFDGELNISNRGLMEFQEMLKCDEKFLWNLLSLSQEGNFKAGRFALIYADEMIMAHTNENEYRAFISNKKNEALQSRIIVMKIPYNLKVSDEVKIYEKLIKQSDLSQIHIAPHALKVASIFSVLSRLKESKKQGMDIVKKMKLYDGEDVEGFKQKDLKELQNEAIDEGMSGVDPRYVINRLSSALIRTNTQCINPLDVLRAIKDGLDQHASITQEEKERLLNYISIARKEYDEMAKKEVQKAFVYSFEESAKVLFNNYLDNVEAYCNGVKIKDPITDEEMDPDEKLMRSIEEQIGISENAKKTFREEILIRLSIYARKNRKFNYDSHERLREAIEKKLFADLKDVVKITTSSKTPDGEQLKRINEVSARLIAEHGYCPVCANELLKYVGSLLSR from the coding sequence GTGGATTTTTTAAAACGCCTGGAAGAATACAGATCATTGGAAAAAAGTTTGTCCTGGGAAGGAACTTTTCAGGATTATCTCGCCATAGTTAAAGAGAAACCTTATATTACCCAGCTTGCCCACGCAAGAATATACAACATGATTAAAGATGCCGGGGTTGAAGAGAAGGAAAATGGCAAAGTTTATAAATTTTTTTCCAAGGAAATATTCGGGCTTGATAAAACACTTGAAAAATTTGTAGAAGAATATTTCCACCCGGCCGCCAGGCGCCTGGATGTTAGAAAAAGAATCCTGCTGTTAATGGGACCGGTCAGTGGGGGCAAATCCACCTTAGTAGCTATGCTCAAGCGAGGTCTGGAACAGTACTCCAGAACAGAAAAGGGAGCCATTTACGGGATTAAAGGCTGCCCCATGCATGAGGAACCCCTGCACCTGATACCAAAGGAACTGCGGCCGGAATTTGAAAAGGAATACAATGTTTATATTGAAGGGGAGCTTTGTCCTTCTTGCCGTATGCGCCTTGAGACAGAATTTGGAGGATGCATCGAAAAGATTCCTGTGGAAAGGGTCTTTCTTTCGGAGGATAATCGCGTGGGCATCGGAACCTTCACTCCTTCGGATCCGAAGTCCCAGGATATTGCGGACTTAACCGGCAGCATTGATTTTTCAACCATTGCGGAATACGGTTCGGAATCAGATCCCAGGGCTTACCGCTTCGATGGAGAGCTAAATATCTCCAACCGGGGCTTAATGGAATTCCAGGAAATGCTGAAATGCGATGAAAAATTTCTTTGGAACCTATTGTCCCTTTCCCAGGAGGGAAATTTTAAAGCCGGCAGATTTGCTCTCATCTATGCCGATGAGATGATCATGGCCCATACCAATGAAAATGAATACCGGGCATTTATCAGCAATAAAAAGAATGAAGCCCTGCAATCCCGCATTATTGTAATGAAAATACCCTACAACCTGAAGGTGAGCGATGAAGTTAAGATCTACGAAAAGCTGATTAAGCAAAGTGATTTAAGTCAGATTCATATCGCTCCCCATGCTCTCAAAGTGGCCAGTATTTTCTCGGTGCTCTCAAGGCTAAAGGAGTCCAAAAAACAGGGCATGGATATTGTGAAAAAAATGAAACTTTACGATGGGGAAGATGTAGAAGGTTTTAAACAAAAAGATCTTAAAGAGCTGCAAAATGAAGCCATTGACGAAGGCATGAGCGGGGTGGATCCCCGTTATGTGATCAACCGCCTGTCATCGGCCCTCATTCGCACCAACACCCAGTGCATTAACCCTCTGGATGTTTTAAGAGCTATTAAAGACGGTTTGGATCAGCATGCTTCCATTACCCAGGAAGAAAAGGAAAGACTGTTAAATTACATTTCCATTGCCAGAAAAGAATACGACGAAATGGCCAAGAAAGAAGTCCAGAAAGCCTTCGTCTACTCCTTTGAGGAGTCGGCCAAAGTATTGTTTAATAATTATCTGGATAACGTAGAGGCCTATTGCAATGGCGTAAAAATAAAAGATCCCATTACCGATGAAGAAATGGATCCCGATGAAAAGTTAATGAGGTCCATTGAGGAACAAATCGGTATTTCCGAAAATGCCAAAAAGACTTTCCGGGAAGAAATACTGATTCGCCTATCCATCTATGCCAGAAAAAATCGGAAATTTAATTATGACAGTCATGAAAGACTGAGGGAAGCCATTGAAAAGAAACTCTTTGCCGATCTGAAGGATGTGGTCAAAATCACCACCTCCAGCAAGACTCCGGACGGGGAACAACTGAAGCGAATTAATGAGGTCAGCGCGCGGCTGATTGCTGAACACGGTTATTGCCCGGTTTGTGCTAATGAATTGTTGAAATACGTAGGAAGCTTGTTGAGCCGTTAG
- the yhbH gene encoding sporulation protein YhbH — MAVEQNYIITREDWSLHRKGEVDQHRHKEKVREAIKKNLADIVTEEGIILSDGRRTVKVPIRSLEQFRFQYDTRKQKHVGQGNGKTKVGDIIGTDPQQGPGKGPGAGEEPGADYYEAEVTIDEVAQIVFEDLDLPNLEEKRNKKLASESVEFRDVRKYGIQSNIDRKKTILEVLKRNALKGNPGLHGITPEDLRYKTWEVIPKFESSAVVLAMMDTSGSMGPFEKYIARSFFFWMVKFLRTKYENVEIVFLAHHTEAKEVTEDEFFTKGESGGTRCSSVYKLALEIIESRYSTDDYNIYAFHFSDGDNLNSDNEVCIRYIDQLLLKCNLIGYGEIEGPYYYTSTLNTQYKRINHPRFISVSIRDKSGVYPALKTFFKNQDQRGG, encoded by the coding sequence ATGGCTGTGGAACAAAACTATATTATTACCCGGGAGGACTGGTCCCTTCACCGTAAAGGGGAAGTGGACCAACACCGGCATAAAGAAAAGGTGCGGGAGGCCATCAAAAAAAATCTTGCCGATATTGTTACCGAGGAAGGAATTATTTTATCCGATGGACGCAGGACGGTAAAAGTACCCATTCGTTCTTTGGAACAGTTCCGCTTCCAATATGATACCCGCAAGCAAAAGCATGTGGGGCAGGGGAACGGCAAAACCAAAGTAGGGGACATTATCGGAACGGATCCCCAACAGGGGCCGGGGAAAGGACCCGGAGCCGGGGAAGAACCCGGGGCGGATTATTATGAGGCCGAGGTAACCATTGATGAAGTAGCACAAATTGTTTTTGAGGATTTGGATTTGCCCAATCTGGAAGAAAAGAGGAATAAAAAGCTGGCCTCGGAATCGGTGGAATTCAGAGATGTGAGAAAATACGGGATTCAGAGCAACATTGACCGGAAAAAGACCATCCTTGAAGTACTGAAAAGAAATGCTCTCAAAGGAAATCCAGGATTACACGGGATTACTCCGGAGGATTTACGCTATAAGACCTGGGAAGTGATTCCCAAATTTGAATCCAGCGCGGTGGTGCTGGCCATGATGGATACCTCCGGGTCCATGGGTCCCTTTGAAAAATATATTGCCAGAAGCTTTTTCTTCTGGATGGTCAAATTTTTGCGGACAAAGTATGAAAATGTGGAAATCGTTTTTCTGGCCCATCATACGGAAGCCAAGGAAGTTACGGAAGATGAATTTTTTACCAAAGGGGAAAGCGGCGGCACCCGGTGCTCCTCCGTTTATAAATTGGCCCTGGAGATTATTGAATCCCGATATTCAACGGATGATTACAATATCTATGCCTTTCATTTTTCGGACGGCGATAATTTAAACAGTGACAATGAAGTATGCATTCGTTATATTGATCAGTTGCTGTTGAAATGCAATCTGATCGGCTATGGGGAAATTGAAGGGCCTTATTACTATACCAGTACCCTGAATACGCAATACAAGCGAATTAATCATCCCCGTTTTATCAGTGTAAGCATCCGTGATAAATCAGGAGTTTATCCGGCATTAAAGACATTTTTTAAAAATCAGGACCAAAGGGGAGGGTAA
- a CDS encoding SpoVR family protein: protein MADQVLEELKQLETAIPQMIEIAGNFKLDFYPMRFEICPSEIIYTFGAYGMPTRYTHWSFGKSYHRMKTQYDYNLSRIYEMVINSNPCYAFLLDGNSIIQNKMVAAHVLGHCDFFKNNIYFSFTNPKDVVESMAVAADRFRNYEMVHGQQKVEAFVDDVMAIQEHIDPHNLIRGKNREKKEKDGCCKRTSGTPYDDLWELDHSRCDCKGGCSREKGKFPEQPEKDILLFIMENAREMEEWQLDILSTLRDEMFYFWPQMQTKIMNEGWATYWHLRIMREMDLTEAETIEFGKMHAGVVIPSRNSINPYHVGLKIFEDIEKRWDKELGEGAGREKIFEVREMDNDISFLRNYLTKELVEELDLYLYRKIGHEWKIVEKQWEKVRDYLVHNLTNVGFPTIVVEDGDFGKRGEMYLRHLFEDRELNIPYLEKTLVHVYRLWKRPVHLETKIDNKSVLFSYDGEKASKKFI, encoded by the coding sequence ATGGCCGACCAGGTTCTGGAGGAGTTAAAACAACTGGAAACCGCCATTCCACAAATGATAGAAATCGCCGGGAATTTTAAACTGGATTTTTACCCCATGCGCTTTGAGATTTGTCCAAGTGAAATTATCTATACCTTCGGGGCTTATGGTATGCCGACCCGTTATACACACTGGTCCTTTGGCAAGTCCTATCACCGCATGAAAACGCAATATGACTATAATTTAAGCAGAATTTATGAGATGGTGATCAATTCCAATCCCTGCTACGCTTTCCTATTGGATGGCAATTCCATTATTCAAAATAAAATGGTGGCTGCCCACGTACTGGGACATTGTGATTTTTTTAAAAACAATATTTATTTTAGTTTTACCAACCCCAAGGATGTGGTTGAATCCATGGCGGTGGCGGCGGACCGGTTCCGAAATTATGAAATGGTGCATGGGCAACAAAAGGTGGAAGCCTTTGTGGATGATGTCATGGCCATCCAGGAGCATATCGACCCGCACAATCTGATCCGGGGAAAAAACCGGGAAAAGAAAGAAAAGGACGGATGCTGCAAGAGAACCTCCGGCACGCCCTATGATGATTTATGGGAACTGGATCATAGCCGCTGTGACTGCAAGGGGGGCTGCAGCCGGGAAAAAGGGAAATTTCCGGAGCAGCCGGAAAAGGATATCTTATTATTTATTATGGAAAACGCCCGGGAAATGGAAGAATGGCAGTTGGATATCCTTTCAACCCTGAGGGATGAAATGTTTTACTTTTGGCCCCAGATGCAGACTAAAATTATGAATGAGGGCTGGGCTACCTACTGGCACCTGCGCATTATGAGGGAAATGGATTTAACGGAAGCAGAGACCATTGAATTTGGGAAAATGCATGCCGGGGTGGTGATACCCTCCCGCAACAGCATCAATCCCTACCATGTGGGTCTGAAAATCTTTGAAGACATTGAAAAGCGATGGGATAAAGAATTAGGAGAAGGGGCAGGAAGAGAGAAAATATTCGAAGTCAGGGAAATGGATAACGATATTTCCTTTTTACGCAATTATCTCACCAAAGAACTGGTGGAAGAACTGGATCTCTATTTATACCGGAAAATTGGGCACGAGTGGAAAATTGTTGAAAAACAGTGGGAAAAGGTGAGGGATTACCTGGTTCACAACTTAACCAACGTCGGATTTCCCACCATTGTTGTGGAAGACGGGGACTTTGGCAAAAGGGGAGAAATGTACCTGAGGCATTTATTTGAAGACCGGGAATTAAATATCCCCTATCTGGAAAAAACCCTGGTCCATGTATACCGGTTGTGGAAACGACCGGTGCATCTGGAAACAAAAATTGATAACAAATCGGTATTGTTTAGCTATGACGGAGAAAAAGCAAGTAAGAAGTTTATATAA